One stretch of Croceibacterium atlanticum DNA includes these proteins:
- a CDS encoding thiamine pyrophosphate-requiring protein: MKVSAAIAEILRREGISMIFGYPRNPVLETAAEIGIRPVIVRQERTGVHMADALSRLTRGKHMGVFAMQHGPGTENAYGGVAQAYSESVPVLVLPQGYARRIAHVPDNYNATISMRDVTKHAEPITLPGEVGNIMRRAFTQLRNGRLRPVLVEMPWDVLTEEIDGELDYRPVVSTRSGPDPQAVEQAARALVTAKRPVIYAGQGVHWADAYKELQELAELLAAPVCTSLEGKSCFDETHPLALGAGGAAVPGQLRHFLDNSDLVLGIGCSFAETAFGVRMPTGKRVIHATLDPADFNKNVPCEMALAGDARLTLAMLVDACRELLDTPRDAAPVAAEIAEVESAWMQEWLPLLTCEDAPLSPYRVLWDLQHSVDVANTIITHDAGSPRDQLTPFWKTKSPLSYLGWGKSTQLGYGLGLAMGAKLACPDKLCINVWGDAAIGFTGMDFETAVRERLPILSILLNNSSMAIELPVMPEATERYRATDISGNYAEFAGALGGHGERVSEPGEIRAAIGRGIAATENGQPALIEFMTAKETRVSRL, translated from the coding sequence ATGAAAGTCAGTGCCGCCATCGCCGAAATTCTGCGCCGTGAAGGTATCAGCATGATCTTCGGATATCCGCGCAATCCGGTCCTTGAGACGGCGGCGGAGATTGGTATCCGCCCGGTCATCGTCCGCCAGGAACGCACGGGCGTGCATATGGCCGATGCGCTGTCCCGCCTGACACGGGGCAAACATATGGGTGTGTTCGCAATGCAGCACGGGCCCGGTACGGAAAATGCCTATGGCGGGGTTGCGCAGGCCTATTCCGAGTCCGTGCCTGTCCTGGTCCTGCCGCAGGGCTATGCGCGCCGCATCGCGCATGTGCCGGACAATTACAACGCCACTATCTCCATGCGCGATGTGACCAAGCATGCCGAACCGATCACTTTGCCCGGCGAGGTGGGGAATATCATGCGCCGGGCTTTCACTCAGCTGCGTAATGGCCGCCTGCGCCCGGTTCTGGTGGAAATGCCGTGGGACGTCCTGACGGAAGAAATCGACGGCGAGCTCGATTATCGCCCGGTTGTCAGCACGCGAAGTGGCCCCGACCCGCAAGCCGTGGAACAGGCCGCCAGGGCGCTGGTCACGGCGAAACGTCCGGTCATCTATGCCGGGCAGGGCGTGCACTGGGCCGATGCCTACAAGGAATTGCAGGAACTGGCGGAACTGCTTGCAGCGCCGGTTTGCACCAGCCTGGAAGGCAAGAGCTGCTTCGATGAAACGCATCCGCTTGCCCTCGGTGCAGGCGGGGCTGCCGTGCCCGGCCAATTGCGGCATTTTCTCGACAATTCGGACCTGGTCCTGGGCATCGGTTGCAGCTTTGCCGAAACCGCATTCGGCGTGCGGATGCCCACCGGCAAGCGGGTGATTCACGCCACGCTGGACCCCGCTGACTTCAACAAGAATGTACCATGCGAAATGGCCTTGGCCGGCGATGCGCGCCTGACCCTCGCCATGTTGGTGGATGCGTGCCGTGAGCTGCTCGACACGCCGCGCGATGCCGCCCCGGTGGCGGCCGAAATCGCCGAAGTCGAATCCGCGTGGATGCAGGAATGGCTGCCCCTTCTGACGTGTGAGGATGCACCGCTTTCGCCTTACCGTGTGCTGTGGGATTTGCAGCATTCGGTCGATGTGGCGAACACGATCATAACCCATGACGCAGGCAGCCCACGCGATCAGTTGACGCCGTTCTGGAAGACGAAAAGCCCGCTCAGCTATCTGGGATGGGGCAAATCGACCCAGCTCGGTTACGGCCTGGGCTTGGCAATGGGGGCCAAGCTTGCCTGTCCGGACAAGCTCTGCATCAATGTCTGGGGCGATGCGGCGATCGGTTTTACCGGCATGGATTTTGAAACGGCGGTGCGCGAACGTTTGCCGATCCTTTCCATTCTGCTGAACAATTCATCGATGGCGATCGAACTGCCGGTCATGCCCGAAGCGACGGAGCGTTACCGGGCCACCGACATTTCGGGCAATTATGCCGAATTCGCCGGCGCTCTTGGTGGGCATGGCGAACGGGTGAGCGAACCCGGCGAAAT